In Treponema denticola, one genomic interval encodes:
- a CDS encoding HNH endonuclease, with protein MSKITDKMIKYSYEFAKDVYNGKISINDAVKVLSTKYSMKETSAKDYINNYKYMRLAHKYARTMNEAATKYFLDSIYQEDGQSELKKALISVFGHLDYYESLGHGKLNGIRRIYEQYSKLISDADLTLYPEEEENIYKEGKAKQVYVNIYERDQNARKKCIEYYGYKCCVCGMLLSDKYGAIGRDFIHIHHIKALSSIKKEYTVDPITDLRPVCPNCHAMIHRRVPPYSIEELKEIIK; from the coding sequence ATGTCTAAAATAACGGATAAAATGATTAAGTACTCGTATGAGTTTGCGAAAGATGTTTATAATGGAAAAATCTCAATCAATGATGCTGTTAAAGTATTATCAACAAAATACTCAATGAAGGAAACGTCTGCAAAAGATTATATAAATAATTATAAATATATGAGACTTGCTCATAAGTACGCACGTACAATGAATGAAGCAGCAACAAAATATTTCTTGGATAGTATTTATCAAGAAGATGGTCAATCAGAACTGAAGAAAGCATTAATATCAGTATTCGGTCATTTGGATTATTATGAATCACTTGGACATGGAAAATTAAATGGAATAAGGCGAATATATGAGCAATATAGTAAATTAATTAGCGATGCTGATTTGACACTCTATCCAGAAGAAGAAGAAAATATTTATAAAGAGGGAAAAGCAAAACAAGTTTATGTAAATATATATGAACGTGATCAAAATGCTCGAAAAAAATGTATTGAATATTACGGTTACAAATGTTGTGTTTGTGGAATGTTACTTTCAGATAAATATGGGGCAATAGGTCGAGATTTTATACATATTCATCATATTAAAGCATTGTCCTCAATAAAAAAGGAATATACTGTTGATCCGATTACTGATTTAAGACCTGTATGTCCTAATTGCCATGCGATGATTCATAGAAGAGTACCGCCATATTCAATTGAAGAATTAAAAGAAATAATTAAGTAG
- a CDS encoding DNA-methyltransferase, producing the protein MITTNILSGDCLEKLKELPNSSVDLIVTSPPYADQRKNTYGGIKPEKYVSWFLPIAAELFRVLKNDGTFILNIKEKVQNGERNTYVLELILEMKKQGWLWTEEFIWHKKNCYPGKWPNRFRDAWERLLQFNKIKKFNMYQEAVMVPMGDWAKNRLKNLSEIDKIRDNSKVGSGFGKNISNWLERDMAYPTNVLHLATECSNKNHSAAFPESLPEWFIKLFTQEYDTVLDPFMGSGTTVFVANRMNRHAIGIDIVDEYCKKVQKKINEQEMMLFEGEVNYG; encoded by the coding sequence ATGATAACAACAAATATATTATCGGGAGATTGTCTGGAAAAACTGAAAGAATTACCTAACTCTTCCGTAGACCTTATTGTTACCTCACCTCCTTATGCCGATCAGCGGAAAAATACTTATGGCGGTATAAAACCTGAGAAATATGTATCATGGTTTCTTCCGATTGCTGCGGAGCTTTTTAGAGTTTTGAAAAATGACGGCACCTTTATTCTCAATATAAAAGAAAAGGTACAAAACGGGGAACGCAATACGTATGTTCTTGAATTAATCTTGGAAATGAAAAAACAAGGTTGGTTATGGACAGAAGAATTTATTTGGCATAAAAAAAACTGTTATCCTGGAAAATGGCCGAATAGGTTTAGGGATGCGTGGGAGCGTTTGTTACAATTCAATAAAATAAAAAAATTTAATATGTATCAAGAAGCTGTGATGGTTCCTATGGGAGATTGGGCAAAAAACAGGCTTAAAAATTTATCGGAAATCGATAAAATACGGGACAATTCAAAAGTCGGAAGCGGTTTTGGAAAAAATATTTCAAATTGGCTTGAAAGGGATATGGCATATCCAACCAATGTTCTTCATTTAGCCACTGAATGCAGTAACAAAAACCATAGTGCTGCATTTCCTGAAAGTTTGCCTGAATGGTTTATTAAATTATTTACTCAAGAATATGACACGGTTTTAGATCCTTTTATGGGATCGGGTACGACAGTCTTTGTTGCAAACCGTATGAACCGTCATGCGATAGGAATTGATATTGTAGATGAATATTGTAAAAAAGTACAAAAGAAAATTAATGAACAAGAAATGATGTTGTTTGAAGGTGAGGTTAACTATGGGTAG
- a CDS encoding type II toxin-antitoxin system RelE/ParE family toxin, with amino-acid sequence MFEIKVAPQAAADLLEIKDYIENELQNPIAAHNTISKIIETYENLTVFPNVGIPVGKYVSFPTDYKFVLSNNYSIFYRIEDEVIRIVRILYSRRDFVRILFGENSK; translated from the coding sequence ATGTTTGAGATAAAGGTTGCTCCGCAAGCGGCAGCAGATTTACTTGAAATCAAAGATTATATAGAGAATGAACTTCAAAATCCCATTGCTGCACATAATACCATTTCAAAAATTATAGAAACTTATGAAAATTTGACAGTTTTTCCAAATGTAGGGATTCCTGTGGGAAAATATGTTTCATTTCCTACAGATTATAAGTTCGTGCTTTCAAATAATTATTCAATATTTTATAGAATTGAAGACGAAGTTATAAGAATTGTAAGGATTTTGTATTCAAGAAGAGATTTTGTTCGTATTTTGTTTGGAGAGAATAGCAAATAA
- a CDS encoding protein kinase domain-containing protein, with the protein MNIDTIVNDYIKRHPEIVTPLAKINVGKRINSGGTSIVHEAVLENSTCKFAIKLFLENIKEKESSAYKRFKQAYINLQLVQNSNIFLPQIYFHSLRITEELIIPFTIMPLAENTLASFIREKEIDFELWIKLFNELGQKIEIMHQLNIIHRDLKPQNLFMLNKKLLIGDCDIASFDKNYYIKLVDTKPSDRLGNYSFSAPEQADKNIDEITPAADWYAFGQIMYWLVCQKTIRGFQTIDLHFKQTIYNSIIEKLLSQNPIDRFQNFEEIQSHISSYQNRQLEKKELEERHYHAIRTTNLFDEIIFKYTFEVSSSIPCIKTIARKDEIDDIILFLQKNCDKLSLWISQGYSDIDIKEINIDSQNETYSFEWQEMKIEKLIIFRLGIYPGGSLIMVITKPQQSVLEQNGSTYEDEEVCYYKNKIITRSEYDNGWAMIDGKRIQISNGDTSIKIRTLKKTVYFISPQSGLYQENMEIFEKIHKDFLKDNTLDEQYFFEILKKAKRTEILKMYN; encoded by the coding sequence ATGAATATCGATACAATTGTAAATGATTATATAAAAAGGCATCCAGAAATCGTAACACCACTTGCAAAAATAAATGTTGGAAAAAGAATTAATTCAGGTGGTACATCTATTGTGCATGAAGCGGTACTTGAAAATTCAACTTGTAAATTTGCTATTAAACTATTTTTAGAAAATATAAAGGAAAAGGAGTCTTCAGCATATAAAAGATTTAAACAAGCATATATTAACCTTCAGTTAGTCCAGAATTCAAATATATTTTTACCGCAAATTTATTTTCATTCACTTCGTATTACGGAAGAATTAATCATACCATTTACAATTATGCCTTTAGCAGAAAATACGCTTGCTTCATTTATAAGAGAAAAAGAAATTGATTTTGAATTATGGATAAAATTATTTAATGAGTTAGGTCAAAAGATAGAAATAATGCATCAATTAAATATTATTCATAGAGATTTAAAACCTCAAAATTTATTTATGTTAAATAAAAAACTATTAATTGGTGATTGTGATATAGCTTCATTTGATAAAAACTATTATATAAAATTAGTGGATACAAAACCTTCTGATAGACTTGGTAATTATTCTTTCTCTGCACCTGAACAAGCTGATAAAAATATTGATGAAATTACACCTGCTGCAGATTGGTATGCATTTGGACAGATAATGTATTGGTTGGTTTGTCAGAAAACCATTAGAGGCTTTCAAACAATAGACCTACATTTTAAGCAAACAATTTACAACAGTATAATTGAAAAATTATTGTCTCAAAATCCTATTGATAGATTTCAAAATTTTGAAGAAATTCAAAGTCATATTTCTTCATATCAAAATAGACAATTAGAAAAAAAGGAACTGGAGGAAAGGCATTATCATGCTATTAGAACAACAAATTTGTTTGATGAAATAATTTTTAAATATACATTTGAAGTTAGCTCGTCAATACCTTGTATAAAAACAATTGCAAGAAAAGATGAAATTGATGATATTATTCTTTTCCTTCAAAAAAATTGTGATAAATTATCTCTTTGGATTTCACAAGGATATTCAGATATAGATATAAAGGAAATTAATATTGATTCTCAAAATGAAACTTATTCATTTGAATGGCAAGAAATGAAAATTGAAAAGTTAATTATCTTTAGACTAGGTATTTATCCAGGAGGTTCACTTATTATGGTTATTACAAAACCTCAACAATCTGTATTAGAACAAAATGGTAGTACATATGAGGATGAAGAAGTTTGCTACTATAAAAATAAAATTATAACAAGATCCGAATATGATAATGGTTGGGCTATGATTGACGGAAAACGAATACAAATCAGCAATGGAGATACTAGTATAAAAATACGTACTCTTAAAAAAACTGTGTACTTTATTTCACCACAAAGCGGTTTATATCAAGAAAATATGGAAATTTTTGAAAAAATACATAAAGATTTTCTAAAAGACAATACTCTTGATGAACAATATTTTTTTGAGATTTTAAAAAAAGCGAAACGAACAGAAATTCTAAAGATGTATAATTAG
- a CDS encoding type II toxin-antitoxin system prevent-host-death family antitoxin, whose product MIAIKPVSDLRNYNEVLQDVADESPVFLTKNGRGCYAVISIRDYEKLTATQTLFSELKKGEESALQNGWLDTTEVRKMAGL is encoded by the coding sequence ATGATTGCTATAAAACCTGTTTCGGATTTGCGTAATTATAATGAAGTTTTGCAGGATGTTGCTGATGAATCGCCGGTTTTTCTTACTAAAAATGGTAGGGGGTGTTATGCTGTGATTTCCATAAGAGATTACGAAAAATTGACGGCTACGCAAACTCTTTTTTCTGAATTGAAGAAGGGCGAAGAATCTGCTTTGCAAAATGGATGGCTGGATACAACTGAAGTCAGAAAAATGGCGGGACTTTGA
- a CDS encoding PmeII family type II restriction endonuclease, whose product MGSLSIDDVKMYVEKNIGNFHKKRISSLDNLKLSTILKRKNPYLFKAKNILTAEQIVSGFLNAHISSNEETIFGDWLEGLALFINSKVYGGYKSGIQGIDLEFDDNNTRYIVSIKSGPNWGNSSQIKKMIGDFKTAKKTLRTSNSQLHIVAVNGCCYGKEKNWDKGDYFKYCGQQFWEFISGDENLYIDIIEPLGFKAKEKSDEFMQSYTQMINKFTGEFIQNYCLSSGEIDWNKIIKFNSAKET is encoded by the coding sequence ATGGGTAGTTTAAGCATAGATGATGTAAAAATGTATGTTGAAAAGAATATTGGTAACTTTCATAAAAAGAGAATCAGCAGTTTGGATAATCTAAAACTATCGACAATATTAAAAAGAAAGAACCCGTATCTTTTTAAAGCAAAAAATATTTTAACTGCTGAACAGATTGTATCCGGATTTTTAAATGCTCATATTTCTTCAAATGAAGAAACAATCTTTGGTGATTGGCTTGAAGGTCTTGCACTTTTTATTAACTCCAAAGTGTATGGCGGTTATAAATCAGGCATACAAGGTATTGATCTTGAGTTTGATGATAACAATACGCGTTATATTGTCAGCATAAAATCAGGGCCAAATTGGGGGAACAGTTCCCAAATTAAGAAAATGATTGGTGATTTTAAAACAGCTAAAAAGACATTACGGACAAGCAATTCTCAATTGCATATTGTAGCCGTGAATGGTTGCTGTTACGGTAAAGAAAAGAACTGGGATAAGGGTGACTATTTTAAATACTGTGGTCAACAATTTTGGGAATTTATTTCAGGAGATGAAAATTTATATATTGATATCATTGAACCGTTAGGATTTAAAGCAAAAGAAAAGAGTGATGAGTTTATGCAGTCATATACACAGATGATAAATAAATTCACTGGAGAATTTATTCAAAACTATTGTTTATCTTCCGGTGAAATCGACTGGAATAAAATAATAAAATTTAATTCTGCAAAAGAAACATAA